In Halobaculum rubrum, the following are encoded in one genomic region:
- a CDS encoding antitoxin VapB family protein — translation MGTKTISLDDEAYERLKAHKREGESFSTVVKRLAGERSWREVAGIWEGETDELEAAIEEGRERSRERRDRVADDLTE, via the coding sequence ATGGGGACGAAAACGATCTCCCTCGACGACGAGGCGTACGAGCGGCTGAAAGCCCACAAGCGGGAAGGGGAGAGCTTCAGCACGGTCGTCAAACGACTCGCCGGCGAACGGTCGTGGCGGGAGGTCGCCGGGATCTGGGAGGGTGAGACGGACGAACTCGAAGCGGCGATCGAGGAGGGACGCGAACGGTCCCGCGAGCGACGTGATCGGGTCGCCGACGACCTGACGGAATGA
- a CDS encoding type II toxin-antitoxin system VapC family toxin codes for MIQDTSFLIDVLNGDTDALDVLDLLERESRPEKVASITSLELYEGVHRSDRPEEEKREVLRVLDSKHAIPADHGVMKRAGELSGTLIANGDRIDREDCIIAATAIRENEPVLTRNVSHFERIPNLDIETY; via the coding sequence ATGATTCAGGACACGAGCTTTCTGATCGATGTGCTGAACGGGGACACCGACGCGCTGGACGTCCTCGACCTCCTCGAACGGGAGAGCCGCCCCGAGAAGGTCGCCTCTATCACGTCGCTGGAACTCTACGAGGGGGTCCACCGGTCCGACAGGCCCGAGGAGGAGAAACGAGAGGTGCTTCGCGTGCTTGATTCCAAGCACGCGATCCCGGCCGACCACGGCGTGATGAAGCGGGCCGGGGAACTGAGCGGTACGCTCATCGCTAACGGCGACCGGATAGACCGGGAGGACTGCATCATCGCGGCGACCGCGATCCGAGAGAACGAACCGGTTCTGACCCGGAACGTCTCCCACTTCGAGCGGATCCCGAACCTCGACATCGAGACGTACTGA
- the rnhB gene encoding ribonuclease HII (RNH2; RNase HII; binds manganese; endonuclease which specifically degrades the RNA of RNA-DNA hybrids), protein MVAAAVRADPAAIPEGVDDSKRLSATRREELDAVLRGDDRVGVSVAVVSVDRIDDPATDMNTLTVAGQAEALAAVARDGDRAVVDAGDVSESRFAERVADGIADAFADDGTTADGGDRDRVGDRDGDGAGEHRSGPSVDVTAEHGADESYPVVAAASVVAKVERDRIVAELDAAYRDRGYDGIGSGYPSDPNTREFLRKYVDREGDLPECARTSWSTCDDVLAASEQSALGEF, encoded by the coding sequence ATGGTCGCCGCCGCGGTCCGCGCCGATCCCGCGGCGATCCCCGAGGGCGTGGACGACTCCAAGCGCCTCTCCGCGACGAGACGCGAGGAACTCGACGCCGTCCTCCGGGGCGACGACCGCGTCGGCGTCTCGGTCGCCGTCGTCTCCGTCGACCGGATCGACGACCCCGCGACCGACATGAACACCCTCACCGTCGCCGGACAGGCCGAGGCGCTCGCGGCGGTCGCCCGCGACGGCGACCGCGCGGTCGTCGACGCCGGCGACGTGAGCGAGTCGCGGTTCGCCGAGCGCGTCGCGGACGGGATCGCTGACGCCTTCGCCGACGACGGCACAACCGCCGACGGTGGTGACCGCGACCGCGTCGGCGACCGCGATGGCGACGGTGCCGGCGAACACCGTTCGGGCCCGAGCGTCGATGTGACGGCCGAGCACGGCGCCGACGAGTCGTACCCGGTCGTCGCGGCCGCGAGCGTCGTCGCCAAGGTGGAACGCGACCGGATCGTCGCCGAGTTGGACGCCGCCTACCGCGACCGCGGCTACGACGGGATCGGCAGCGGCTACCCCTCGGACCCGAACACTCGCGAGTTCCTCCGGAAGTACGTGGACCGCGAGGGCGACCTGCCGGAGTGCGCCCGCACGTCGTGGAGCACCTGCGACGACGTGCTCGCGGCGAGCGAGCAGTCGGCGCTCGGGGAGTTCTGA